In Aeromicrobium marinum DSM 15272, one genomic interval encodes:
- a CDS encoding LysR substrate-binding domain-containing protein, whose translation MQIQQLAYFVAVARERHFTRAAELTGVSQPSLSKQIRVLENSLGTPLFVRNRGAIELTSAGEALLPHAQRILIDLEGAQQAVHEVSDLQRGRVRLGATPSMCDGLLPEVLTAFHARHPGIELEVQEAGSGVLTRELSQGRLDVALLIVPLRTDDPDLETTVLLTEDLVLASPRSATLPDSVEVAALADLDLVMFREGYDLREVTLAACRQAGFAPRLAVEGGEMSAVLRFVEAGLGVAVVPRMALATRPHLKATRLTGPALQRTIALAHRREDALPLAARAFRRELLDHLA comes from the coding sequence GTGCAGATCCAGCAGCTCGCCTACTTCGTGGCGGTGGCCCGCGAGCGGCACTTCACCCGTGCGGCCGAGCTGACCGGGGTGTCGCAGCCCAGCCTCTCCAAGCAGATCCGGGTGCTGGAGAACTCGCTCGGCACCCCGTTGTTCGTCCGCAACCGCGGGGCGATCGAGCTGACCAGTGCCGGTGAGGCGCTGCTGCCCCACGCGCAGCGGATCCTCATCGACCTCGAGGGCGCGCAGCAGGCGGTGCACGAGGTGTCGGACCTGCAACGGGGCCGGGTCCGGCTCGGCGCCACCCCGTCGATGTGCGACGGCTTGCTGCCGGAGGTGCTCACGGCGTTCCACGCGCGGCACCCCGGGATCGAGCTGGAGGTCCAGGAGGCCGGTTCGGGCGTCCTGACACGCGAGCTCTCGCAGGGCCGTCTCGACGTCGCCCTGTTGATCGTCCCGCTGCGCACCGACGACCCGGACCTGGAGACCACGGTGCTGCTGACGGAGGACCTGGTGCTCGCCAGCCCGAGGTCCGCGACCCTGCCGGACTCCGTCGAGGTGGCCGCGCTCGCCGATCTCGACCTGGTGATGTTCCGTGAGGGCTACGACCTGCGCGAGGTCACCCTGGCGGCGTGCCGGCAGGCGGGCTTCGCACCACGCCTGGCGGTGGAGGGTGGCGAGATGAGTGCCGTCCTGCGGTTCGTCGAGGCAGGACTGGGTGTCGCGGTCGTGCCGCGGATGGCCCTGGCGACCCGTCCCCACCTGAAGGCGACCCGGCTGACGGGCCCCGCCCTCCAACGCACGATCGCCCTGGCCCACCGGCGCGAGGACGCCCTGCCCCTGGCGGCCCGAGCCTTCCGCCGCGAGCTCCTCGACCACCTCGCCTGA
- a CDS encoding 2'-5' RNA ligase family protein, whose protein sequence is MTDPLTIGVAIAVPEPHGSHLRARRAAFGDPAGETVPSHVTLVPPTRIEADRVGEVCAALHAAALTIAPFTMTLRGTGTFRPVSPVVFVTVSRGISYTEMLEQAVRTRLGTPASAFPFHPHVTVAHHLDDAALDRAYDDLADFACDFTVTEVVLYAHTEATGWTTRSTFPLGP, encoded by the coding sequence GTGACCGACCCGTTGACGATCGGTGTGGCCATCGCGGTGCCCGAGCCGCACGGCTCGCACCTGCGGGCCCGGCGGGCCGCCTTCGGGGACCCGGCCGGCGAGACCGTGCCGAGTCACGTGACGCTCGTCCCCCCGACCCGGATCGAGGCCGACCGGGTCGGCGAGGTGTGTGCCGCGCTGCACGCCGCGGCGTTGACCATCGCCCCGTTCACCATGACCCTGCGCGGCACGGGCACCTTCCGGCCGGTGTCCCCGGTGGTGTTCGTGACCGTCAGTCGGGGCATCTCGTACACCGAGATGCTCGAGCAGGCGGTGCGGACGCGGCTCGGCACGCCGGCGTCGGCCTTTCCGTTCCACCCGCACGTGACCGTCGCCCACCACCTCGACGACGCGGCGCTCGACCGCGCCTACGACGACCTCGCGGACTTCGCCTGCGACTTCACGGTGACCGAGGTGGTCCTGTACGCCCACACCGAGGCCACCGGCTGGACCACCCGCAGCACCTTCCCCCTCGGCCCCTGA
- the trpS gene encoding tryptophan--tRNA ligase — protein sequence MHSMSAPATSRPAARPRVLSGAQPTADSYHLGNYFGAFKQWVALQDDFEAFYFIPDLHAITVEYEPALLRERTYVAAAQLLAAGVDPARSALFVQSHVPEHAQLAWVLSGITGFGEAGRMTQFKDKSAKGGSDAASVGLFTYPILMAADILVYQADRVPVGEDQRQHVELTRNLAQRFNHRFGDTFTVPEAHIVKATAKIYDLQVPTAKMSGSNASHAGVVDLTDTAQQAAKKIRSAVTDSGSEIVFDPAAKPGVSNLLSIFAALTDRPVDEIVAEFEGRQYGHLKVALADLVGDFVQRFGDRTRELLDDRAEIDRVLAAGAERAREVAAATLEQVYDRSGFVRPS from the coding sequence ATGCACAGCATGTCCGCCCCTGCCACCAGCCGGCCCGCCGCCCGACCCCGGGTGCTGTCCGGGGCCCAGCCCACGGCCGACTCGTACCACCTCGGCAACTACTTCGGGGCTTTCAAGCAGTGGGTCGCGCTGCAGGACGACTTCGAGGCGTTCTACTTCATCCCCGACCTGCACGCGATCACGGTGGAGTACGAGCCCGCGCTGCTGCGCGAGCGCACTTACGTCGCGGCGGCCCAGCTGCTGGCCGCGGGGGTCGACCCGGCCCGCAGTGCCCTGTTCGTGCAGAGCCACGTGCCCGAGCACGCCCAGCTGGCGTGGGTCCTGTCGGGGATCACCGGCTTCGGTGAGGCCGGTCGCATGACGCAGTTCAAGGACAAGTCGGCCAAGGGCGGCTCCGACGCGGCCAGCGTGGGGCTGTTCACCTACCCGATCCTCATGGCCGCCGACATCCTGGTGTACCAGGCCGACCGGGTGCCGGTGGGGGAGGACCAGCGGCAGCACGTGGAGCTGACGCGCAACCTGGCCCAGCGCTTCAACCACCGCTTCGGCGACACCTTCACGGTGCCGGAGGCGCACATCGTCAAGGCGACGGCCAAGATCTACGACCTGCAGGTGCCCACGGCGAAGATGAGCGGGTCGAACGCGTCGCACGCGGGCGTCGTCGACCTCACCGACACCGCGCAGCAGGCCGCCAAGAAGATCCGGTCCGCCGTCACCGACTCCGGCAGCGAGATCGTGTTCGACCCCGCCGCCAAGCCCGGCGTCTCCAACCTGTTGTCGATCTTCGCGGCGCTGACCGATCGTCCGGTCGACGAGATCGTCGCCGAGTTCGAGGGCCGGCAGTACGGCCACCTGAAGGTGGCCCTCGCCGACCTGGTGGGCGACTTCGTGCAGCGCTTCGGCGACCGCACCCGCGAGCTGCTGGACGACCGGGCCGAGATCGACCGGGTCCTCGCTGCCGGGGCCGAGAGGGCCCGTGAGGTGGCGGCCGCGACCCTGGAGCAGGTCTACGACCGGTCCGGATTCGTCCGCCCGTCGTGA
- the galK gene encoding galactokinase, with protein sequence MDDVRRWTVPGRVNLIGEHLDHNGGPTLPMAIDRAMTLKVRRRPDSVVNVWSDGRRATFDLGVAPGQVDGWAAYPAAAIWAVARAGHAVGGVDLVVESDLPAGAGLASSAALVAGTALAVLDAHGIELPRERVAAIAQSAENDGVGVPVGRMDHLAVLCARQGHALQVDHGSEPPALGHVPVTWADAGLTLVVIDTRSRHSLAESEYAARRAECAQAAEALGLTHLAQAGVDAVLRLDSEVAVQRTRHVITETARVRGAANALRAEAWPQLGAMLTASHASLRDDFEVSCPELDVAVETAVEAGALGARMTGGGFGGSAIALVEVDRVDDLRRRVEARHLDRDWPQPHVFAVRPSPAARLEP encoded by the coding sequence GTGGACGACGTGCGCAGGTGGACGGTTCCGGGGCGGGTCAACCTGATCGGTGAGCACCTGGACCACAACGGCGGACCCACCCTGCCGATGGCGATCGACCGGGCGATGACCCTCAAGGTGCGGCGCCGCCCCGACTCGGTGGTCAACGTCTGGAGCGACGGCCGACGGGCCACCTTCGACCTGGGCGTCGCCCCGGGACAGGTCGACGGGTGGGCCGCCTACCCGGCTGCAGCGATCTGGGCCGTCGCCCGGGCGGGGCACGCCGTGGGCGGGGTCGACCTGGTCGTGGAGTCCGACCTCCCGGCCGGTGCCGGGCTCGCCTCGTCGGCGGCGCTGGTCGCGGGCACCGCCCTCGCCGTGCTCGACGCCCACGGGATCGAGCTGCCCCGCGAGCGGGTCGCCGCGATCGCCCAGTCGGCCGAGAACGACGGCGTCGGCGTGCCGGTCGGCCGCATGGACCACCTGGCCGTCCTCTGCGCGCGGCAGGGCCACGCCCTGCAGGTCGACCACGGCAGCGAACCGCCGGCGCTCGGGCACGTGCCGGTGACGTGGGCCGACGCCGGCCTCACCCTGGTCGTCATCGACACCCGGTCACGGCACAGCCTGGCGGAGTCGGAGTACGCCGCGCGTCGCGCCGAGTGCGCGCAGGCCGCGGAGGCGCTCGGGCTGACCCACCTCGCGCAGGCCGGTGTCGACGCCGTGCTGAGGCTCGACTCCGAGGTCGCCGTGCAGCGCACCCGGCACGTGATCACCGAGACCGCACGGGTCCGTGGTGCGGCCAACGCCCTGCGCGCGGAGGCGTGGCCGCAGCTGGGTGCCATGCTCACCGCGTCCCACGCCTCGCTGCGCGACGACTTCGAGGTCAGCTGCCCCGAGCTGGACGTCGCCGTCGAGACCGCCGTGGAGGCCGGCGCCCTCGGGGCGCGGATGACCGGTGGCGGGTTCGGGGGCAGCGCGATCGCCCTCGTGGAGGTGGACCGGGTCGACGACCTGCGCCGACGGGTCGAGGCCCGCCACCTCGACCGGGACTGGCCGCAGCCGCACGTGTTCGCGGTCCGCCCGTCGCCTGCTGCCAGACTGGAGCCGTGA
- a CDS encoding prephenate dehydratase, with the protein MTTSRIAYQGEPGANSHIVCRQHHPDLEPLACASFEDVFAAVRSGAADLAMIPIDNSIAGRVADIHHFLPDSGLHIVAEHFLRIQFHLLGVPGSTTETVRTVHSHVHALGQCRRIIARLGLSPVISGDTAGAAREIADAADVTQAAIAPPLAAEIYGLDVLATDVEDEDHNTTRFVVLSREARRARAGDGPVVTSFIFNVRNLPAALYKALGGFATNGVNMTKLESYMVGGEFTATQFLAEVDGHPDDPHLARALEELQFFTTEVNVLGVYPADPFRATGHA; encoded by the coding sequence GTGACCACCAGCCGCATCGCCTACCAGGGTGAGCCCGGGGCGAACTCGCACATCGTCTGCCGTCAGCACCACCCTGACCTCGAGCCCCTGGCCTGCGCATCCTTCGAAGACGTCTTCGCGGCCGTGCGGTCCGGCGCGGCCGACCTGGCGATGATCCCCATCGACAACTCCATCGCCGGCCGGGTGGCCGACATCCACCACTTCCTGCCCGACTCCGGGCTGCACATCGTGGCCGAGCACTTCCTGCGGATCCAGTTCCACCTGCTCGGCGTGCCCGGGTCGACCACGGAGACCGTCCGCACCGTGCACAGCCACGTCCATGCCCTGGGCCAGTGCCGGCGCATCATCGCCCGCCTGGGGCTGTCCCCGGTGATCTCCGGCGACACCGCCGGCGCCGCCCGGGAGATCGCCGACGCCGCCGACGTCACCCAGGCGGCCATCGCCCCGCCCCTGGCCGCCGAGATCTACGGGTTGGACGTGCTGGCCACCGACGTCGAGGACGAGGACCACAACACGACCCGCTTCGTGGTGCTGTCCCGGGAGGCCCGGCGCGCCCGGGCCGGCGACGGGCCCGTGGTCACGAGCTTCATCTTCAACGTCCGCAACCTGCCCGCCGCGCTGTACAAGGCCCTGGGCGGGTTCGCCACGAACGGGGTCAACATGACCAAGCTGGAGTCGTACATGGTCGGAGGCGAGTTCACCGCGACCCAGTTCCTCGCGGAGGTCGACGGCCACCCCGACGACCCGCACCTGGCGCGGGCGCTGGAGGAGCTGCAGTTCTTCACGACCGAGGTCAACGTGCTCGGCGTCTACCCCGCGGACCCGTTCCGCGCCACCGGCCACGCCTGA
- a CDS encoding GNAT family N-acetyltransferase produces MASLPWPLCVPVLTDGTVTLRAHTPDDVAPMTEMATDPTTARWTSVPSPYPPEAGEDFALRHVPAQWDAGGDRGWAIETVDDHGRPRFAGNLDLRGSTVADLGFVLHPWARGRGCMRAAVELALDWAFTEAGTEAVHWRAEVGNVASLRVAHAAGFRLVATVPALLLQRDRVVDAWTGVRLFGDPPTARTRWAAPPVVLTDRVRLRPLAQTDLPRVVEACSDDVTHHWLSHLPRPYTVAAARAYLDDTAWRAATGAACTWALADRSSDLLLGTVAVVDLAGWDRTAGEVTYLMHPDARGRGLLREALPAVVDHAFSPQGLDRRRLTAGAAAGNRASIAVLEAAGFARCGRATAAEPVGDGTFDDVVELELMR; encoded by the coding sequence GTGGCGAGCCTGCCGTGGCCGCTGTGCGTGCCGGTCCTCACCGACGGCACCGTGACGCTGCGCGCCCACACCCCCGACGACGTCGCCCCCATGACCGAGATGGCGACCGACCCCACCACGGCACGATGGACCTCGGTGCCGTCGCCCTACCCCCCGGAGGCCGGGGAGGACTTCGCGCTGCGCCACGTCCCGGCGCAGTGGGACGCCGGCGGGGACCGCGGATGGGCGATCGAGACGGTCGACGACCACGGGCGGCCCCGCTTCGCCGGCAACCTCGACCTGCGGGGCAGCACGGTGGCGGACCTGGGCTTCGTGCTGCACCCGTGGGCCCGGGGCCGCGGCTGCATGAGGGCTGCGGTCGAGCTGGCGCTGGACTGGGCGTTCACCGAGGCCGGGACGGAGGCGGTGCACTGGCGCGCCGAGGTCGGCAACGTCGCCTCGCTGCGGGTCGCGCACGCCGCCGGGTTCCGGCTGGTCGCGACCGTGCCGGCGCTGCTGCTCCAACGTGATCGTGTCGTCGACGCCTGGACCGGCGTCCGGCTGTTCGGCGACCCCCCGACCGCTCGGACGCGGTGGGCCGCTCCGCCCGTCGTCCTGACCGACCGGGTGAGACTGCGACCGCTGGCCCAGACGGATCTCCCCCGGGTCGTGGAGGCCTGCTCCGACGACGTGACGCACCACTGGCTCTCGCACCTCCCGCGGCCCTACACCGTGGCGGCGGCCCGTGCGTACCTCGACGACACCGCGTGGCGGGCCGCCACCGGCGCCGCCTGCACCTGGGCGCTCGCCGACCGGTCCTCGGACCTGTTGCTCGGCACCGTCGCCGTGGTCGACCTGGCGGGGTGGGACCGGACGGCCGGCGAGGTCACCTACCTGATGCACCCCGATGCGCGCGGCCGGGGCCTGCTGCGCGAGGCGTTGCCGGCCGTCGTCGACCACGCCTTCTCGCCGCAGGGACTGGACCGGCGACGGCTCACCGCGGGCGCCGCCGCCGGGAACCGGGCGAGCATCGCCGTGCTCGAGGCGGCCGGGTTCGCGAGGTGCGGACGCGCGACGGCCGCGGAACCGGTGGGCGACGGCACCTTCGACGACGTGGTCGAGCTCGAGCTGATGCGCTGA
- a CDS encoding DHA2 family efflux MFS transporter permease subunit yields the protein MTQPPAPEAVDAPATSPWPALWAVVIGFFMILLDNTIVSVATPAILQDLDTTFSAVIWVTSAYLLAYAVPLLVTGRLGDRYGPRRVYLAGLTLFTLASLWCGLTSSIEGLIVARVFQGFGASMMTPQTMALITRTFPAAKRGAAMALWGATAGVATLLGPIVGGVLTDLAGWEWIFIVNVPIGVIGFVAAWILVPELPTHTHSFDWFGVALSAVGMFCIVFAIQEGSTYDWGTITGIVSVPLLIVVGLVTMAVFFWWQSRIRTEPLVPLRLFRDRNFSLASLGIVAVSFAITSMALPFMFYAQAVRGDSPTEAGLLLVPMALMTAVLAPYVGRLVDRAHPRAITSVGFGASAVAVFWLTRIMEPATPTWQILLAMALFGVGSAFLWAPLAATATRNLPMDSAGAGAGVYNTVRQTAAVLGAAAIAAAIESRLAANLPGFDGSGREMELGVDALPADLAAPFAASMSQSLLLPALALALGLLVAVSFARPSHEGRAPRPVIGTRST from the coding sequence GTGACCCAACCACCTGCGCCCGAGGCCGTCGACGCACCCGCGACCAGCCCGTGGCCGGCGCTGTGGGCGGTGGTGATCGGCTTCTTCATGATCCTGCTGGACAACACGATCGTCTCGGTGGCGACACCGGCGATCCTGCAGGACCTCGACACGACGTTCAGTGCCGTCATCTGGGTCACGAGCGCCTACCTGCTGGCGTACGCGGTGCCGCTGCTGGTGACCGGCCGGCTCGGCGACCGCTACGGACCCCGTCGCGTGTACCTGGCGGGGCTGACGCTGTTCACGCTCGCATCGCTGTGGTGCGGGCTGACCTCCTCGATCGAGGGCCTCATCGTCGCCCGCGTGTTCCAAGGGTTCGGCGCCTCGATGATGACCCCGCAGACGATGGCGCTCATCACCCGCACGTTCCCCGCCGCCAAGCGTGGTGCCGCCATGGCGCTCTGGGGCGCCACCGCTGGGGTCGCCACCCTGCTCGGTCCGATCGTCGGCGGCGTGCTCACCGACCTCGCGGGCTGGGAGTGGATCTTCATCGTCAACGTGCCGATCGGCGTCATCGGCTTCGTCGCGGCCTGGATCCTGGTGCCCGAGCTGCCCACCCACACGCACTCGTTCGACTGGTTCGGGGTCGCGCTCAGCGCGGTCGGCATGTTCTGCATCGTCTTCGCGATCCAGGAGGGCTCGACCTACGACTGGGGCACGATCACCGGCATCGTCTCCGTCCCGCTGCTGATCGTGGTCGGCCTCGTGACGATGGCCGTGTTCTTCTGGTGGCAGTCGCGGATCCGTACCGAGCCGTTGGTCCCGCTGCGACTCTTCCGCGACCGCAACTTCTCGCTGGCGAGTCTGGGCATCGTGGCCGTCTCGTTCGCCATCACCTCGATGGCCCTGCCGTTCATGTTCTACGCCCAGGCCGTGCGCGGGGACTCCCCCACCGAGGCGGGTCTGCTGCTCGTGCCGATGGCCCTGATGACGGCGGTGCTCGCACCGTACGTGGGACGCCTGGTCGACCGGGCGCACCCGCGCGCGATCACGTCGGTCGGGTTCGGGGCCAGCGCCGTCGCGGTGTTCTGGTTGACGCGGATCATGGAGCCGGCCACGCCGACGTGGCAGATCCTGCTCGCGATGGCGCTGTTCGGGGTCGGCAGCGCCTTCCTGTGGGCGCCGTTGGCCGCCACGGCGACCCGCAACCTGCCGATGGACTCCGCCGGGGCGGGTGCCGGCGTGTACAACACGGTCCGCCAGACGGCCGCCGTGCTGGGGGCCGCGGCCATCGCTGCGGCCATCGAGTCGCGGCTCGCGGCCAACCTGCCCGGGTTCGACGGCTCGGGCCGGGAGATGGAGCTGGGGGTCGACGCACTCCCGGCCGACCTGGCCGCCCCGTTCGCGGCGTCGATGTCGCAGTCGCTGCTGCTGCCGGCGCTCGCCCTCGCACTGGGGCTGCTCGTGGCCGTCTCCTTCGCCCGGCCGAGCCACGAGGGTCGTGCGCCGCGGCCCGTGATCGGCACCCGCTCCACCTAG
- the purU gene encoding formyltetrahydrofolate deformylase, whose product MSTSYVLTLSCPDRPGLVFAVTRWIAEAGGNILDSQQFTDVSTDVDERGEFFLRVHFDFPTPQDLAGLRTAFAAVATEHRMNAAIVQAEAPVRTLVMVSTDGHCLNDLLFRQTTGGLNIVVPAVVSNHRDLEQLAGRYDVPFHHVPVSRETKAQAEAALLRLVEELDVVLVVLARYMQILGDDVCRELTGRIINIHHSFLPSFKGARPYHQAHDRGVKLIGATAHYVTADLDEGPIIDQGVLRVDHRLRAADLARVGRDVESQTLSRAVQLHAESRVLMNGPRTVVFD is encoded by the coding sequence GTGTCCACCAGCTACGTCCTGACCCTCTCCTGCCCGGACCGGCCCGGCCTGGTGTTCGCCGTGACGCGCTGGATCGCCGAGGCCGGCGGCAACATCCTGGACAGCCAGCAGTTCACCGACGTCAGCACCGACGTGGACGAGCGGGGTGAGTTCTTCCTGCGGGTCCACTTCGACTTCCCCACGCCGCAGGACCTCGCCGGGCTGCGGACCGCCTTCGCGGCGGTGGCGACCGAGCACCGGATGAACGCCGCGATCGTGCAGGCCGAGGCCCCGGTGCGGACGCTCGTGATGGTGTCGACCGACGGGCACTGCCTCAACGACCTGCTGTTCCGCCAGACCACCGGGGGGCTCAACATCGTCGTGCCGGCGGTCGTGTCGAACCATCGCGACCTGGAGCAGCTCGCGGGACGGTACGACGTCCCGTTCCACCACGTGCCGGTGAGCCGGGAGACCAAGGCACAGGCCGAGGCCGCCCTGCTGCGCCTGGTCGAGGAGCTCGACGTCGTCCTGGTGGTGCTGGCCCGCTACATGCAGATCCTGGGTGACGACGTGTGCCGGGAGCTGACCGGACGCATCATCAACATCCACCACAGCTTCTTGCCGAGCTTCAAGGGCGCGCGCCCGTACCACCAGGCGCACGACCGTGGGGTGAAGCTGATCGGCGCGACCGCCCACTACGTGACCGCCGACCTCGACGAGGGTCCGATCATCGACCAGGGCGTGCTGCGGGTCGACCACCGCCTGCGGGCCGCCGACCTCGCCCGGGTGGGCCGCGACGTGGAGTCCCAGACCCTCTCCCGCGCCGTGCAGCTGCACGCGGAGTCCCGCGTCCTGATGAACGGACCCCGCACCGTCGTCTTCGACTGA
- a CDS encoding extracellular solute-binding protein yields MPDRRPRTVVVAVLAAVLLTLQGCSGPDGDDLTLVGFALPKNADEAAQAAFARTSEGAGTEWIQSYGASGDQSRAVARGLRADVVHFSVTPDLTRLVDAGLVGDDWDDDRHGGIMTESVVVLVVRAGNPLGIEGWDDLARPGLEVVTPNPGSSGAARWNVLGAWLHVAGDGGSDAEATRFLARVLANVEALPGSGREATAAFQSGTGDVLISSENEAILARQSGEDLEYLVPDDTLLIQNPGAVTRRADPRAADFLDFVRSAAGQTVYAAAGFRPLRTVVGVEVGTVDGATDPRNPYPVPRRLATVDDDLGGWDAVNAKFFAADGLVTRLLTESAR; encoded by the coding sequence ATGCCGGACCGCCGCCCCCGCACCGTCGTCGTGGCCGTGCTCGCCGCCGTCCTGCTGACCCTCCAGGGATGCTCCGGACCCGACGGCGACGACCTGACCCTGGTCGGCTTCGCCCTGCCCAAGAACGCCGACGAAGCCGCCCAGGCCGCGTTCGCCCGGACCTCCGAGGGAGCCGGGACCGAGTGGATCCAGTCCTACGGCGCCTCCGGGGACCAGAGCCGCGCGGTCGCCCGCGGGTTGCGGGCCGACGTCGTCCACTTCTCGGTGACGCCCGACCTCACCCGGCTCGTCGACGCCGGACTGGTGGGCGACGACTGGGACGACGACCGGCACGGCGGGATCATGACCGAGTCGGTCGTGGTGCTCGTGGTCCGCGCCGGCAACCCCCTCGGGATCGAGGGATGGGACGACCTGGCCCGTCCCGGTCTCGAGGTCGTGACCCCCAACCCCGGATCCTCCGGTGCCGCGCGGTGGAACGTCCTCGGAGCTTGGCTGCACGTGGCCGGCGACGGTGGGTCCGACGCCGAGGCCACCCGTTTCCTCGCGCGGGTGCTGGCCAATGTGGAGGCCCTGCCCGGCAGCGGCCGCGAGGCGACCGCGGCGTTCCAGAGCGGGACCGGCGACGTGCTCATCTCCTCGGAGAACGAGGCCATCCTCGCGCGGCAGAGCGGCGAGGACCTGGAGTACCTCGTGCCCGACGACACGCTGCTGATCCAGAATCCCGGTGCGGTGACCCGGCGTGCCGACCCCCGGGCAGCGGACTTCCTCGACTTCGTGCGGTCCGCCGCCGGCCAGACGGTCTACGCCGCGGCCGGGTTCCGGCCGCTCCGCACCGTCGTCGGCGTCGAGGTCGGCACGGTCGACGGCGCGACCGACCCGCGGAACCCCTACCCGGTCCCCCGCCGGCTGGCGACGGTCGACGACGACCTGGGCGGCTGGGACGCCGTCAACGCGAAGTTCTTCGCCGCAGACGGCCTCGTCACCCGACTGCTCACGGAGTCCGCCCGATGA
- the cysT gene encoding sulfate ABC transporter permease subunit CysT: MSRSTLTRQSGLGLGLAMTWFSLLVLIPLALIVVQATGGGPGIFWDTLRNPQTAAALRLTVSQALLVTAVNVVMGTLIAWVLVRDQFPGQRVLEVVIDIPFALPTIVAGLVLLSLYGPDSPLGINVVNTERSVFLALLFVTLPFVVRTVQPVLMELDRDVEEAAASLGASRFTIARRIIAPSLAPAVTAGAALSFARGISEYGSLVLLSGNLPLKTEVASVRILTYIENGDDASAAAVATILLVVALLAIATLELVSRRMSRRG; encoded by the coding sequence ATGAGCCGCTCCACGCTCACCCGGCAGTCGGGGCTGGGCCTCGGCCTGGCCATGACGTGGTTCAGCCTGCTCGTCCTCATCCCGCTGGCCCTGATCGTCGTGCAGGCCACCGGTGGCGGACCGGGCATCTTCTGGGACACGCTGCGGAACCCGCAGACCGCGGCGGCCCTGCGGCTCACCGTCTCCCAGGCGCTGCTGGTGACCGCCGTGAACGTCGTCATGGGCACCCTCATCGCCTGGGTCCTGGTGCGGGACCAGTTCCCCGGCCAGCGCGTGCTCGAGGTCGTGATCGACATCCCGTTCGCGCTGCCGACGATCGTCGCCGGGCTCGTGCTGCTCAGCCTCTACGGTCCCGACAGCCCGCTCGGCATCAACGTCGTCAACACCGAACGGTCGGTGTTCCTGGCCCTGCTGTTCGTGACCCTGCCCTTCGTGGTCCGCACCGTGCAACCGGTCCTGATGGAGCTGGACCGTGACGTGGAGGAGGCGGCTGCGTCCCTCGGAGCCAGCCGCTTCACCATCGCCCGCCGCATCATCGCGCCCAGCCTCGCCCCCGCCGTGACCGCGGGCGCCGCGCTGTCGTTCGCCCGCGGCATCAGCGAGTACGGCTCGCTCGTGCTGCTGTCGGGCAACCTGCCGCTGAAGACCGAGGTGGCGTCGGTCCGCATCCTGACCTACATCGAGAACGGTGACGACGCCTCCGCGGCGGCGGTCGCCACGATCCTGCTGGTCGTCGCCCTGCTGGCCATCGCGACCCTCGAGCTGGTGTCACGCCGGATGAGTCGACGTGGCTAG
- a CDS encoding sulfate ABC transporter permease, with translation MASRVAAPVTTGTRVRRLLVVAYLGLLVVWPVGLVVRRTFEGGGENLTTALSDPVVTSALQLTVVVALWAVAINTVFGIGISLLLVRQEFPGKRVLSALIDLPLSVSPVVVGLALLLAYGGTDGLFGPGLESAGLQVVFATPAIVLATAFITLPLVIREIVPVLTEIGTDQEQAARSLGAGGWQTFRRITLPSIRWALVYGVVLSLARALGEFGAVKIVSGNLIGQTQTATLVVEQKYQDFEQGTAYATSFLLALIAVAALVVVAILRPQENSDGH, from the coding sequence GTGGCTAGCCGCGTCGCCGCCCCCGTGACCACCGGGACCCGGGTCCGCCGGCTCCTGGTCGTCGCCTACCTCGGGCTGCTCGTCGTGTGGCCGGTGGGCCTGGTGGTCCGCCGCACCTTCGAGGGCGGCGGCGAGAACCTCACGACCGCCCTGTCCGACCCCGTCGTGACCTCCGCACTGCAGCTGACCGTCGTCGTCGCCCTGTGGGCGGTGGCGATCAACACCGTGTTCGGCATCGGTATCTCGCTGCTGCTGGTGCGCCAGGAGTTCCCCGGCAAGCGGGTCCTGTCGGCCCTGATCGACCTGCCCCTGTCGGTCTCCCCCGTGGTCGTCGGGCTCGCCCTGCTGCTCGCCTACGGAGGCACCGACGGACTGTTCGGTCCGGGGCTGGAGTCCGCCGGCCTGCAGGTGGTGTTCGCGACCCCGGCCATCGTCCTCGCCACGGCGTTCATCACCCTGCCGCTCGTGATCCGCGAGATCGTCCCGGTCCTGACCGAGATCGGTACCGACCAGGAGCAGGCGGCCCGCTCGCTGGGAGCCGGAGGGTGGCAGACCTTCCGCCGCATCACCCTCCCGTCGATCCGGTGGGCGCTCGTGTACGGCGTCGTCCTGAGCCTGGCGCGAGCGCTCGGGGAGTTCGGGGCCGTCAAGATCGTGTCGGGCAACCTCATCGGCCAGACCCAGACCGCGACGCTCGTGGTCGAGCAGAAGTACCAGGACTTCGAGCAGGGCACGGCGTACGCCACCAGCTTCCTGCTCGCGCTGATCGCCGTCGCGGCCCTCGTGGTCGTCGCGATCCTGAGACCCCAGGAGAACTCCGATGGGCATTGA